From Glycine max cultivar Williams 82 chromosome 11, Glycine_max_v4.0, whole genome shotgun sequence, the proteins below share one genomic window:
- the LOC121173045 gene encoding secreted RxLR effector protein 161-like, with translation MTDLGTLSYFLGLEFAYTEHGSFMHKKKYISDVLKRFNMWNCNSTETQAEVNLKLAKGENEASVDGTLFRQIVGSLRFICHSRPKITFNVGLVSIFMGDPRQSHLLAAKRIMRYLNGTLGYGIIFPHQTKEDDNLHLVAYSDSYWCGDLVDRKSTMGQVFLLSGSPISWNSKK, from the coding sequence atgacAGACCTGGGAACATTATCATACTTTCTAGGATTGGAATTTGCATACACTGAACATGGAAGTTTCATGCACAAAAAGAAGTATATTTCAGATGTTTTGAAGAGGTTTAACATGTGGAACTGTAACTCAACAGAAACTCAAGCAGAGGTGAATTTGAAGCTTGCAAAAGGTGAGAATGAAGCCTCAGTTGATGGAACCTTGTTCAGACAGATTGTTGGTAGTCTAAGATTCATTTGCCACAGCAGACCAAAGATCACATTCAATGTTGGACTTGTGAGCATATTTATGGGTGACCCTAGGCAATCACACTTGTTAGCTGCTAAAAGGATCATGAGGTATCTAAATGGGACATTGGGATATGGAATCATTTTTCCTCATCAAACCAAAGAGGATGATAATCTACATCTTGTAGCCTATTCAGACTCATATTGGTGTGGAGATTTGGTTGATAGGAAAAGCACTATGGGACAGGTATTTCTACTATCTGGCTCTCCCATATCCTGGAACTCAAAGAAGTAA
- the LOC100809149 gene encoding 3-ketoacyl-CoA synthase 12: MELLYLLYLVPTLYACFLIWKMFDEKRDRECYILNYQCYKPPNDRMLGTEFCGKLIRRTENLGPSEYRFLLKAIVSSGIGEQTYAPRNIFEGREASPTLRDGIGEMEEFFHDSIGKLLAKSNVSPSEIDVLVVNISMLATVPSLSSRIINHYKMRHDVKVYNLAGMGCSASLISMDIVKSIFKTQRNKLALLITSESLSPNWYTGSDRSMILANCLFRSGGCAILLTNKRSLKDKAMLRLKCLVRTHHGAREEAYGCCIQQEDVEGRLGFHLGKTLPKAATRAFVDNLRVIAPKILPIRELLRFMFASLVKKINKNTNAPKSVASTGATKSPLNFRTGVDHFCLHTGGKAVIDGIGMSLDLSEYDLEPARMTLHRFGNTSASSLWYVLSYMEAKKRLKKGDAVFMISFGAGFKCNSCLWEVMKDLGDANVWDDCIDEYPPESLANPFMETYGWINEVDDPFTYEHLPEFLK; the protein is encoded by the coding sequence ATGGAGTTGCTCTACCTACTCTACCTGGTTCCAACGTTGTACGCGTGTTTCCTCATCTGGAAGATGTTCGACGAGAAAAGGGACAGGGAGTGCTACATCCTAAACTACCAATGCTACAAGCCCCCCAACGACAGAATGCTCGGCACCGAGTTCTGCGGCAAGCTCATCAGACGCACCGAAAACCTGGGCCCCAGCGAGTACCGGTTCCTCCTCAAAGCCATCGTCAGCTCCGGCATCGGTGAACAAACGTACGCCCCAAGAAACATCTTCGAGGGCCGCGAGGCTTCTCCCACACTGCGCGACGGCATTGGAGAAATGGAAGAATTCTTCCACGACAGCATCGGGAAACTCCTCGCAAAATCCAACGTTTCCCCCTCCGAAATCGACGTCCTGGTCGTCAACATCTCCATGCTCGCCACCGTCCCTTCCCTCTCCTCGCGAATCATCAACCACTACAAAATGCGCCACGACGTTAAAGTCTACAACCTCGCCGGCATGGGCTGCAGCGCTAGTCTCATCTCAATGGACATAGTCAAAAGCATTTTCAAGACGCAGCGTAACAAGCTCGCGCTGTTGATCACTTCTGAGTCTCTGAGTCCAAATTGGTACACAGGAAGCGACAGATCCATGATTCTCGCCAACTGTCTCTTCCGTTCTGGTGGCTGCGCGATTCTTTTGACGAACAAAAGATCGTTGAAGGACAAAGCCATGCTGAGGTTAAAGTGTTTGGTGAGAACGCATCACGGTGCTAGAGAAGAAGCTTATGGTTGCTGTATCCAGCAGGAAGACGTTGAAGGAAGGCTTGGGTTTCATCTTGGGAAGACTCTTCCCAAGGCTGCCACCCGAGCCTTCGTTGATAATCTTCGGGTCATAGCACCTAAGATATTACCTATCCGTGAGCTTCTGAGGTTTATGTTCGCCTCCcttgttaaaaaaatcaacaagaaTACTAACGCTCCCAAGTCCGTCGCGAGCACCGGAGCGACGAAATCTCCGTTGAACTTCCGAACCGGAGTCGACCATTTCTGCCTTCACACCGGAGGAAAGGCGGTGATCGACGGGATCGGAATGAGCTTGGATCTGAGCGAGTACGACCTGGAACCGGCGAGGATGACGCTGCACCGGTTCGGGAACACGTCGGCGAGTAGCTTGTGGTACGTGCTGTCGTACATGGAAGCAAAGAAGAGGCTGAAGAAAGGGGACGCAGTGTTCATGATAAGCTTTGGTGCGGGCTTTAAATGTAACAGCTGTTTGTGGGAGGTGATGAAGGACTTGGGGGACGCCAATGTGTGGGACGATTGCATTGATGAGTACCCACCAGAGTCATTGGCCAACCCCTTCATGGAGACCTATGGTTGGATCAATGAAGTTGATGATCCGTTCACTTACGAACATCTTCCAGAATTTCTCAAGTGA